A genomic stretch from Vanrija pseudolonga chromosome 6, complete sequence includes:
- the HAT1 gene encoding Histone acetyltransferase type B catalytic subunit: MSSGVEDWLTDSNEALSLQLVRSEEDAEVLAEDEVQAIEPFHPDFTYPIFGDKEKIFGYRGLEIKLHFASGSLKQFLEVTYDEKIKSEDTPADDIEGTLYNFIPADYTKSAVAFDAIVDADAKTFRPLGEKIGSYTRSAVGSGKGKGKANGEDGSAPSEDDENAVVYEMYKTTWSTPGFRDFHRRMQVFILLFIEGGSYVQEDEDAWEFVTLFERRKRPDSDIFTYHFVGYTSLYPFWCFPDRIRLRLSQFVILPPYQHQGHGSHLYSAVFAHMRSRDDVAELTVEDPAEAFEDLRDRNDLRFLVKQGITKDPKFLEGVGSEERGPRAKWEAEKRKQHKIAERQFDRVLEMLLLRQLDRKNAAKVREYRLQVKARLYRFNYEMLSQMTLEERKEALAKTYDTVVDDYDRILEMTFH, from the exons ATGTCGAGCGGAGTCGAAGACTGGTTGACAGACTCAAACGAGGCACTCAGCCTCCAGCTCG TCCGCTccgaggaagacgccgaagtcctcgccgaggacgaggtccaGGCTATTGAGCCGTTCCACCCAGACTTCACCTACCCCATCTTTGGTGACAAGGAGAAGATCTTTGGCTACCGCGGGCTCGAGATCAAA CTGCACTTTGCATCCGGCAGCCTGAAGCAGTTCCTCGAGGTCACGTACGACGAGAAGATCAAGTCGGAggacacgcccgccgacgacattgagGGAACGCTGTACAACTTTATCCCGGCCGACTACACCAAGTCTGCGGTCGCGTTCGACGCgattgtcgacgccgacgccaagacgTTCCGCCCGCTTGGCGAGAAGATTGGCTCGTACACGCGTTCCGCGGTCGGCTctggcaagggcaagggcaaggcgaaTGGCGAGGATGGCTCTGCGCCttccgaggacgacgaaaACGCGGTAGTGTACGAGATGTACAAG ACCACTTGGAGCACACCGGGGTTCCGCGACTTCCACCGACGGATGCAGGTCTTCATCCTTCTCTTCATCGAAGGCGGCAGCTATGtgcaggaggacgaggacgcgtgGGAATTTGTCACATT GTTTGAGCGTCGAAAGCGCCCCGATTCGGACATCTTCACCTACCACTTTGTGGGCTACACGTCTTTGTACCCATTCTGGTGCTTCCCCGACCGTATTCGCTTGCGCTTGAG TCAGTTTGTCATTCTTCCGCCATACCAGCACCAGGGCCACGGAT CGCACCTCTACTCTGCAGTGTTTGCGCACATGCGCAGCCGCGATGACGTTGCCGAGCTCACGGTCGAGGACCCAGCCGAGGCGTTTGAAGACTTGAGAGATAGGAACGACCTGCGCTTCCTCGTCAAGCAGGGCATCACCAAGGACCCCAAGTTCCTCGAGGGTGTTGGCTCCGAGGAGCGCGGACCACGTGCAAAGTGGGAGGCGGAAAAGCGCAAGCAACACAAGATTGCCGAGCGCCAGTTTGACCGTGTGCTGGAGATGCTCCTCCTGCGCCAGCTGGACCGCAAGAACGCGGCCAAGGTCAGAGAGTACCGGCTGCAGGTCAAGGCAAGGCTGTACCGCTTCAACTAT GAAATGCTGTCTCAAATGACGCtggaggagcgcaaggaggcgcTGGCCAAGACATACGACACGGTCGTGGATGACTATGACCGTATCCTGGAGATGACGTTCCACTAG
- the ubp10 gene encoding putative mRNA-splicing protein ubp10, which yields MPSPPTSPPAAKRPKLDADPPAELLSSPAKPSSHVNGASSSAAAQVTAVDDSDDEEEQPEVIDVELEVARRDMYLDTVSRANLDFDFERLCSKSLSNINVYACLVCGKYFQGRGRGSWAYRHAVGENHRVWLNLEKEKFYVLPEGYEVKDSSLNDVISVLNPRYKTAQLAALSDLPRPSYTLDKAPYTPGFIGLNNIKKNDYLNVIIQLLLHVPPLRKFLLDPETPQLAESSRPTELVVRLATLCRRLWNPKLFKAQVSPHEFYQEVTKRSNGKFKMTEQGDPVEFLGWLVNTLHRDLGGSKKRNSSVIYKTFQGKVQIETQQVITHKDYARPVFDLSREIQTVSSPFLFLALDLPATPLFQDINEKKIIPQVPLSTILAKFDGKTTQEFGPTLKRHHLTALPHYLILHIKRFTKNNFVEEKNPTIVNFPMRGVDMAPYVDPKPSDPIHTVYDLLSNVTLDQTTASTASAGTGANSSASNSKKDPDQEGQTTWKIHVRAGHGGGDEEKWFEMQDLRVEEVRREMVFLGETVIQVWERRDLSR from the exons ATGCCATCGCCGCCTACATCTCCACCAGCCGCCAAGCGGCCAAAGCTCGATGCGGACCCGCCGGCAGAACTCTTGTCTTCCCCCGCCAAGCCCAGCAGCCATGTCaacggcgcgagctcgtcggccgccgcgcaagTCACGGCAGTTGACGACagcgatgatgaggaggagcagccTGAAGtgatcgacgtcgagctcgaggtcgcaAGGCGAGACATGTACCTTGACACT GTCTCCCGAGCCAACCTTGATTTTGACTTTGAGAGGCTGTGCTCCAAGAGTCTGTCAAACATCAACGTCTACGCCTGTCTCGTGTGCGGCAAGTACTTCCagggccgaggacgcggcaGCTGGGCATACCGCCACGCGGTCGGCGAGAACCACCGCGTGTGGCTCAacctcgagaaggagaagtTCTACGTCTTGCCCGAGGGATACGAGGTCAAGGACTCTTCACTCAACGATGTGATCTCGGTGCTCAACCCCCGGTACAAGACTGCTCAGCTTGCCGCACTGTCAGACCTTCCCCGGCCATCGTACACTTTGGACAAGGCGCCATACACGCCAGGATTCATTGGTCTCAACAACATCAAGAAGAACGACTACCTCAACGTCATCATTCAGCTTCTTCTCCACGTCCCTCCTCTTCGCAAATTCCTGCTGGATCCTGAGACTCCCCAACTCGCCGAAAGCAGCCGCCCTACCGAGCTGGTGGTGCGCCTCGCAACCCTCTGCCGGAGACTGTGGAACCCCAAGCTGTTCAAGGCACAGGTGTCCCCACATGAGTTCTACCAAGAAGTCACCAAGCGCAGCAACGGCAAGTTCAAGATGACCGAGCAAGGCGACCCGGTTGAGTTCTTGGGATGGCTGGTGAACACGCTGCATCGGGATCTGGGCGGAAGCAAGAAGCGCAACTCGAGCGTCATTTACAAGACGTTCCAGGGCAAGGTGCAGATTGAGACGCAGCAGGTGATCACGCACAAGGATTACGCGCGACCAGTGTTCGACTTGTCacgag AAATCCAGACCGTCTCCTCCCCtttcctcttcctcgctctcgacctcCCTGCCACCCCTCTCTTCCAGGACATCAACGAGAAGAAGATTATCCCCCAGGTGCCATTGTCGACCATCTTGGCCAAGTTTGACGGCAAGACGACGCAGGAGTTTGGCCCTACATTGAAACGACACCACCTCACCGCCCTCCCCCACTACCTCATCCTGCACATCAAGCGTTTCACCAAGAACAACTTTGTGGAGGAGAAGAACCCCACTATTGTCAACTTCCCCATGCGTGGTGTGGACATGGCGCCGTACGTCGACCCTAAGCCGTCGGATCCGATCCACACGGTGTATGACCTGCTCTCGAACGTGACGCTGGAccagacgacggcgtcgacagcctCAGCCGGCACCGGAGCCAACTCGTCGGCCAGCAACTCGAAGAAGGACCCCGATCAGGAGGGCCAGACGACGTGGAAGATCCACGTGCGGGCCGGCCACGGtgggggcgacgaggagaagtgGTTCGAGATGCAGGACCTGCGGGTGGAAGAAGTGCGGCGCGAGATGGTCTTCTTGGGTGAGACGGTCATCCAGGTATGGGAGCGGAGGGATTTGTCGAGGTAG
- the PAO4_1 gene encoding putative polyamine oxidase 4 yields MRLSPTLHTMSKVYDSIIVGAGWSGAVAARDLARAGRSVLVLEARDRVGGRASTWVGKDGAKVDIGCSWIHGYNEGSPARTIATELGVTAHLPKPVDGVIYGPSGPLAADKAASLRVQLGAALAAFKTPFPAPAPSQSLASALFGAGSPLTTSDGALASGLARSLEVPLGLKLEKASLRWAGWEGATNFSGSDAAPEGGYEALVASVVAQAEAAGAVVKLGSAATQVKDEGGKVQVQAGGETYTARTVLSTIPLGTLKAAPKDLFSPPLDARYAATVEGTHVGVLEKLLLAYPAAWWPRATEVGSYTFLPTKAEDSLGPNSTLRDVFDASTIIAANFAGPALPSPSPILLSYLSETPARAALAHSEEDVAAAFHEFLVARLGVPDAPKPSESALTTWLNDPLSRGATTTPSIVSDGGERSPLDFKELSRPLWDGRLGFAGEHTEIENRGSVAGAVISGQREAGRIERLLNKLDAK; encoded by the exons ATGCGCCTGTCCCCAACACTACACACCATGTCCAAGGTCTACGACAGCAtcatcgtcggcgcggggtggagcggcgccgtcgccgcgcgcgatcTCGCGCGGGCCGGCCGCtccgtgctcgtgctcgaggcgcgggACCGTGTGGGCGGCCGCGCGTCCACCTGGGTCGGGAAGgacggcgccaaggtcgaTATCGGCTGCTCCTGGATCCACGGGTACAACGAGGGCAGCCCCGCGCGGACGATTGCGACTGAGTTGGGCGTG ACCGCACACCTCCCCAAGCCGGTCGACGGGGTGATCTACGGCCCCTCCGGCCCCCTGgcggccgacaaggccgcgtcgctgcgcgtgcagctcggcgccgcgttgGCAGCATTCAAGACGCCGTTCCctgcgcccgcgccgtcgcagTCGCTCGCAAGCGCGCtcttcggcgccggctcgccgttGACCACGTCCGACGGCGCCCTGGCGtccggcctcgcgcgctccCTCGAGGTGCCGCTCGGgctcaagctcgagaaggcgagcctgcgctgggcggggtgggagGGCGCGACAAACTTCTCTGGGTCCGACGCGGCCCCGGAGGGCGGGTACGAGGCGCTTGTCGCGTCGGTCGTTgcgcaggccgaggctgctggcgcggtcgtcaagctcggcagcgcggccacgcaggtcaaggacgagggggGTAAGGTTCAGGtgcaggccggcggcgagacaTACACCGCCCGCACGGTCCTCTCGACGATCCCCCTCGGCACGCTGAAAGCCGCGCCCAAGGACCTCTTCTCGCcgcccctcgacgcgcgctACGCCGCCACAGTGGAGGGCAcgcacgtcggcgtgctcgagaagctgctgctcgcgtaCCCTGCTGCGTGGTGGCCGCGCGCCACAGAAGTCGGGTCGTACACTTTCCTCCCGACGAAGGCAGAGGACAGCCTCGGCCCCAACTCGACGCTCCGCGACGTGTTCGACGCAAGCACAATCATCGCGGCAAACTTTGCCGGCCCGGCcctgccgagcccgagcccgatCCTGCTCTCGTACCTCTCCGAgacgcccgcgcgcgccgccctggcGCACTCGGAAgaggacgtcgcggccgcgttCCACGAGTTCCTTGTTGCTCGTTTGGGCGTTCCCGACGCGCCCAAGCCGTCCGAGAGCGCGCTGACGACGTGGCTCAACGACCCActgtcgcgcggcgcgacgaccacgcctAGCATCGTGtctgacggcggcgagcgctcCCCGCTCGACTTCAAGGAGCTGTCCCGCCCGCTGTGGGACGGCCGGCTGGGCTTTGCCGGCGAGCACACCGAGATTGAGAACcgcggcagcgtcgccggcgcggttATTAGCGGACAGCGCGAGGCTGGGCGTATTGAGCGCCTGCTCAACAAGCTCGACGCAAAGTAG
- the rps20 gene encoding 40S ribosomal protein S20, with amino-acid sequence MASKEDFSKDGAAAPKVHKIRITLTSRNVKNLEKFSGDLINRAKDRDLRVKGPVRLPTKVLKHTTRKSPCGEGSKTWDRYEMRIHKRLIDLTSSAEVVKQITSISLEPGVEVEVTIAA; translated from the exons ATGGCTTCCAAGGAGGACTTTtccaaggacggcgccgccgcccccaagGTGCACAAGATCCGCATCACCCTCACCTCGCGCAACGTCAAGAACCTCGAGAAGTTCTCGGGCGACCTCATCAACCGCGCCAAGGACCGCGACCTCCGCGTCAAGGGCCCCGTTCGTCTCCCCACCAAGGTCCTTAAGCACACCACCCGCAAGTC GCCCTGTGGTGAGGGTTCCAAGACCTGGGACCGCTACGAGATGCGCATCCACAAGCGCCTCATCGAcctcacctcgtcggccgaggtcgtcaagcAGATCACCTCGATCTCGCTCGAGCCCGGAGTTGAGGTTGAGGTCACCATTGCTGCTTAA
- the TRM112B gene encoding Multifunctional methyltransferase subunit TRM112 B, which translates to MVRLITHNMLACHVRNCNKDNFPLAFADVELVVREAEFNPDFLRRFLPKLDWPALVDTARSLGDETLPDDMPASWSDEQLKALHHVLLELHVEEGSMNCRGCGHVYLVQNGIPNMLLAEHEIGR; encoded by the exons ATGGTGCGTCTTATCACCCACAACATGCTGGCGTGCCACGTCC GCAACTGCAACAAGGACAACTTTCCCCTGGCGttcgccgacgtcgagctcgtggtcCGCGAGGCAGAGTTCAACCCCGACTTCCTGCGGCGTTTCCTGCCCAAGCTCGACTGGCCGGCGCtggtcgacacggcgcgctcgctcggcgacgagacgctgCCAGACGACATGCCTGCGTCGTGgagcgacgagcagctcaaggccCTGCACCATgtcctgctcgagctgcacgtcgaggagggcagcaTGAACTGCCGTGGCTGCGGCCACGTCTACCTCGTCCAGAACGGCATCCCCAACATG ctgctcgccgagcacgagatTGGCCGATAG